In a single window of the Melissococcus plutonius ATCC 35311 genome:
- the topA gene encoding type I DNA topoisomerase, with protein sequence MAYKYLVIVESPAKAKTIEKYLGRNYKVVASVGHIRDLPKSKMGIDIENDYAPHYISIRGKGDVIKSLKTAAKKADKVYLAADPDREGEAIAWHLSYLLGLDPNEKNRVVFNEITKEAVKAAFKEPRTINLDLVNAQQARRILDRLVGYSISPILWRKVKKGLSAGRVQSVALKIIIDREKEIKEFIPEEYWTIDGNFQKGRKKFKASFWGIEGKKKKLPKADSVKEITDKLKDNKYQVTKVEKKERKRNPALPFTTSSLQQEAARKLNFRTRKIMMIAQQLYEGISLGKKQGTVGLITYMRTDSTRISASAKVEATEYIEQTYGKEFSIQEERKVKKAQGTQDAHEAVRPSSVLRTPDSIKEYLNKDQLKLYTLIWSRFLASQMAPALLDTMKVTLEQNQVMFIANGSKIKFKGFMQVYIEGRDDGKEEKENILPELVEGDSVTSINIEPKQHFTQPPARFSEAALIHNLEENGVGRPSTYAPTLETIQKRYYVKLTNKRFEPTELGEIINTLIVDFFPQIVDVHFTAAMEEDLDKIGDGKEEWITVVDRFYQPFEKELTNAEEKIEKIQIKDEPAGFSCEECDHPMVIKLGKYGKFYACSNFPDCRNTKPIVKEIGVRCPICHEGQVIERKSKKNKLFYGCSRYPDCDFTSWDKPVGRLCPKCGKYLVEKKVKGGKQVVCINGDYEENVQK encoded by the coding sequence ATGGCGTATAAATATCTCGTAATTGTAGAATCGCCTGCAAAAGCCAAAACGATTGAAAAATATTTAGGTAGAAATTATAAAGTTGTTGCCAGTGTTGGTCATATCCGCGATCTGCCAAAAAGCAAAATGGGGATTGATATTGAAAATGACTATGCGCCTCATTATATTTCCATTCGTGGAAAAGGAGACGTCATTAAAAGTTTAAAAACTGCTGCTAAAAAGGCAGATAAAGTTTATCTAGCAGCCGATCCAGACCGTGAGGGAGAAGCGATTGCCTGGCACTTGTCTTATTTATTAGGGCTTGATCCAAATGAAAAAAACCGGGTGGTTTTTAATGAAATTACAAAGGAAGCAGTAAAAGCAGCTTTTAAAGAACCACGAACGATCAATCTAGATTTAGTCAACGCCCAGCAAGCCAGAAGAATTTTAGATCGTTTGGTAGGCTATTCAATTAGTCCAATTCTTTGGCGAAAAGTGAAAAAGGGATTAAGCGCAGGACGTGTCCAATCGGTTGCACTTAAAATTATTATCGATCGAGAAAAAGAGATTAAGGAATTTATTCCAGAAGAGTATTGGACAATAGATGGAAATTTCCAAAAAGGCAGAAAAAAATTTAAAGCGTCTTTTTGGGGAATTGAAGGTAAAAAGAAAAAATTACCTAAAGCCGATTCGGTGAAGGAAATTACAGATAAATTAAAAGATAATAAATATCAAGTAACAAAGGTTGAAAAGAAAGAACGGAAACGGAATCCAGCCTTACCTTTTACAACAAGTAGTCTACAACAAGAAGCAGCAAGAAAGCTGAACTTTAGAACCAGAAAAATAATGATGATTGCTCAACAGTTATATGAAGGTATTTCACTTGGAAAAAAACAAGGTACTGTGGGATTAATTACCTATATGCGAACAGATTCTACTCGAATATCGGCTTCAGCAAAAGTAGAAGCCACTGAATATATTGAGCAAACTTACGGAAAAGAGTTCTCTATACAAGAAGAGCGAAAAGTAAAAAAAGCGCAAGGAACACAAGATGCTCATGAAGCTGTTCGTCCTTCTAGTGTTTTAAGAACGCCTGATTCCATTAAAGAATATTTGAATAAAGACCAATTAAAACTCTATACATTGATTTGGTCACGTTTTTTAGCTAGTCAAATGGCACCTGCCCTACTAGATACAATGAAAGTAACCTTAGAACAAAATCAGGTCATGTTTATTGCTAACGGATCAAAAATAAAATTTAAAGGTTTTATGCAGGTATATATTGAAGGTAGAGATGATGGAAAAGAAGAAAAAGAAAATATTCTACCAGAATTGGTTGAAGGAGATAGTGTTACTTCTATCAATATTGAACCTAAGCAACATTTCACACAACCACCTGCTCGTTTTAGCGAAGCGGCGTTGATTCATAATTTGGAAGAAAATGGCGTGGGACGACCATCTACCTATGCTCCTACACTTGAAACTATCCAAAAACGTTATTATGTAAAATTAACAAATAAACGATTTGAACCAACAGAACTAGGCGAAATTATTAATACTTTGATTGTTGATTTTTTCCCGCAGATTGTTGATGTCCATTTTACTGCAGCAATGGAGGAAGACCTAGATAAAATAGGGGATGGAAAAGAAGAATGGATAACAGTAGTCGATCGATTTTACCAACCCTTTGAAAAAGAATTAACCAATGCTGAAGAAAAAATAGAAAAGATCCAAATTAAAGATGAACCTGCTGGTTTTTCTTGTGAGGAATGCGACCATCCAATGGTGATTAAATTAGGAAAATATGGTAAGTTTTACGCGTGTAGCAATTTTCCAGACTGCCGAAATACCAAACCGATTGTTAAAGAAATTGGTGTTCGTTGTCCGATTTGTCATGAAGGACAAGTCATTGAAAGAAAATCGAAAAAGAACAAACTTTTTTATGGATGTAGCCGTTATCCAGATTGTGATTTTACTTCTTGGGATAAACCAGTTGGGCGTCTCTGTCCTAAATGTGGAAAATACTTGGTAGAAAAGAAAGTAAAAGGTGGCAAACAAGTTGTCTGTATTAATGGTGATTATGAGGAAAATGTTCAAAAGTAA